A window of Flavobacteriales bacterium TMED191 contains these coding sequences:
- a CDS encoding AAA family ATPase, whose amino-acid sequence MAVDFATFSQIVNHVTAVRKPVLLRGRHGIGKSTVVYQYAAQQDMEVVERRASQMTEGDLVGLPTIDAGSTRFNPPDWFKAACDRPVVLFLDEVDRATLEVRQGIFELTDSRKLNGHKLHDDTLIFAAVNGGEHGAQYQVGEMDPAELDRWTVFDIEPSVEDWLAWANDSEISQEIFNFINQNRAHLEHTDDFEPNKVYPSRRSWERLDQCLAQAGLLEDASPALFNLTSAFVGFEAAVAFNDFIQNYDRQVSTDDILVKGDFSKLADFGINDHTAIIDKFEAEETFKDELPQDQVDNLARYFIMLPSEVAMKLWTVMGKGEVNNTVKLHKTDVDGESVSKHFVKMING is encoded by the coding sequence ATGGCCGTTGACTTTGCTACATTTTCCCAAATCGTAAACCACGTAACCGCTGTACGTAAGCCAGTCTTACTGCGAGGTCGTCACGGCATTGGCAAGTCCACTGTTGTGTACCAGTACGCTGCACAACAAGACATGGAAGTTGTCGAGCGTCGTGCATCACAGATGACGGAAGGTGACTTGGTTGGTCTACCTACTATCGATGCAGGCTCGACCCGGTTCAATCCACCTGATTGGTTCAAGGCTGCATGTGATCGTCCTGTTGTGTTGTTTCTCGACGAAGTTGACCGAGCCACCTTGGAAGTCCGCCAAGGCATCTTCGAGCTTACTGATTCACGTAAGCTGAACGGACACAAACTCCACGATGATACGCTCATCTTCGCCGCAGTCAACGGTGGAGAACATGGAGCACAGTATCAAGTTGGTGAGATGGACCCGGCTGAATTGGATCGCTGGACTGTATTTGACATCGAGCCATCTGTGGAGGACTGGTTGGCATGGGCTAATGATTCTGAAATCTCTCAGGAGATTTTCAATTTCATCAATCAGAATCGTGCCCACCTTGAGCACACAGACGACTTCGAGCCGAACAAGGTTTATCCTTCTCGTCGGTCTTGGGAACGTCTCGACCAGTGTCTGGCACAGGCTGGTCTGCTGGAGGATGCCAGTCCTGCACTTTTCAATCTGACTTCTGCGTTTGTTGGCTTTGAGGCTGCTGTAGCTTTCAACGACTTTATCCAGAACTACGACCGCCAAGTCTCGACTGATGACATTCTTGTCAAGGGTGACTTCTCCAAGCTAGCTGACTTCGGTATCAATGATCACACTGCTATCATCGACAAGTTCGAGGCCGAAGAGACATTCAAGGATGAGTTACCACAAGATCAGGTTGACAACTTGGCCCGCTATTTCATCATGCTTCCCTCTGAAGTTGCAATGAAACTCTGGACTGTAATGGGCAAGGGCGAAGTCAACAACACTGTCAAGCTGCACAAGACTGATGTCGATGGTGAGTCTGTCAGTAAGCACTTCGTCAAGATGATTAATGGATAG